One part of the Rhodococcus oxybenzonivorans genome encodes these proteins:
- a CDS encoding leucyl aminopeptidase → MSTRTARPLGPQLALAGTVGKRVDVLVIGLTSTSNGPEIALGDGIVDESVLAGLLDSFVAVGAKGKAEETTRIPAPDTLPVDSVLAVGLGAADKLDAEQIRRSAGAAARSLGGVDTVATTLSSLDLGAAAEGFALGAYRFTEFKSVKSAPGPEAQPVSRVELLVSSPRAKEAKETLARSAAIAEAVATAREFVNTPPSHLFPAEFAERAKALGTEAGLKVEILDEKALEKNGFGGILGVGKGSSRLPRLVRLSYSSKKRNAPKVALVGKGVTFDTGGISIKPAAGMENMTSDMGGAAAVVATVVLAAKLGLPVDVIATVPMAENMPSSTAQRPGDVLTQYGGTTVEVINTDAEGRLILADAIVRACEDDPDYLIDTATLTGAQVVALGTRTPGVMGTDEFRDRVASISQAIGENAWAMPLPAELRADLDSKVADLANVTNHRWGGMLAAGLYLKEFVADGVQWAHIDVAGPAYNSSGPWGYTGRGGTGVPVRTMISVIEDIAANG, encoded by the coding sequence GTGAGCACTCGCACAGCTCGACCCCTCGGACCACAACTCGCCCTTGCAGGCACTGTCGGCAAGCGGGTGGACGTGCTGGTGATCGGGCTGACGTCCACGTCGAACGGCCCCGAGATCGCGCTGGGCGACGGCATCGTCGACGAATCGGTCCTCGCCGGACTCCTCGACAGTTTCGTCGCGGTCGGAGCCAAGGGCAAGGCGGAGGAGACCACGCGTATCCCCGCTCCCGACACGCTTCCGGTCGACAGCGTCCTCGCGGTCGGCCTCGGTGCGGCCGACAAGCTCGACGCGGAGCAGATCCGCCGGTCCGCGGGGGCGGCGGCCCGCTCACTCGGCGGTGTCGATACCGTCGCCACCACCCTGTCGTCGTTGGATCTCGGCGCCGCGGCCGAGGGTTTCGCGCTCGGCGCGTACCGATTCACGGAGTTCAAGTCGGTGAAATCCGCGCCCGGGCCGGAGGCACAGCCGGTCTCGCGGGTCGAGCTTCTCGTGTCGTCCCCCCGCGCGAAGGAAGCGAAGGAGACGCTGGCCAGGTCGGCCGCGATCGCCGAGGCCGTCGCCACCGCACGCGAATTCGTCAACACTCCCCCGAGCCACCTGTTTCCGGCCGAATTCGCCGAGCGCGCAAAGGCTCTCGGCACAGAGGCCGGGTTGAAGGTCGAGATCCTCGACGAGAAGGCCTTGGAGAAGAACGGTTTCGGCGGGATCCTCGGCGTGGGCAAGGGGTCGTCGCGCCTTCCTCGGCTGGTCCGGCTGAGCTACTCGTCGAAGAAGCGGAACGCTCCCAAGGTCGCGCTCGTCGGCAAGGGCGTCACGTTCGACACGGGCGGCATCTCGATAAAGCCTGCTGCGGGTATGGAGAACATGACCTCCGACATGGGCGGCGCAGCAGCGGTCGTCGCCACGGTTGTCCTCGCGGCGAAACTCGGACTGCCCGTCGACGTCATCGCCACCGTGCCGATGGCCGAGAACATGCCCTCGTCCACCGCCCAGCGTCCCGGTGACGTGCTGACCCAGTACGGCGGGACCACGGTGGAGGTCATCAACACCGATGCCGAAGGGCGCCTGATTCTCGCCGACGCCATCGTCCGCGCCTGCGAGGACGACCCCGATTACCTCATCGACACCGCAACTCTCACCGGCGCGCAGGTGGTCGCGCTCGGCACTCGCACACCCGGCGTGATGGGCACCGACGAATTCCGGGACCGTGTCGCGTCGATCTCGCAGGCGATCGGCGAGAACGCCTGGGCGATGCCGCTCCCGGCGGAGCTGCGTGCGGACCTGGATTCGAAGGTCGCCGACCTCGCCAACGTCACCAATCACCGCTGGGGCGGCATGCTGGCCGCGGGGCTGTACCTCAAAGAGTTCGTCGCCGACGGCGTCCAGTGGGCACACATCGACGTGGCCGGACCGGCCTACAACTCGTCGGGCCCGTGGGGGTACACCGGGCGTGGTGGCACCGGAGTCCCGGTGCGCACCATGATTTCGGTGATCGAGGACATCGCAGCCA